Proteins encoded by one window of Porphyromonas vaginalis:
- the nfo gene encoding deoxyribonuclease IV, which yields MSYTKHPNKYIGAHVSAAGGVEEAPLRAGELGARAFAFFLKNQRQWNAKPYTKEQIDAFIANCDQVGIQREHILPHASYLYNIGNADAAKRQRSRHAMIDEMHRCEQLGLSLLNFHPGSHLKEISEEQCMEYIAAEMNAVLAESEGVKLVLENVAGQGTNVGYTFEQLAYIISLVEDTSRVGVCIDTAHTLAAGYEIRTADGYTAMWQAFDDIIGYDKLCSIHLNDSKKDLGTRVDRHESIGKGFMGTELFKMLMDDPHLDNIPIVLETPVPELWAEEIAYLYAL from the coding sequence ATGAGCTATACCAAACATCCTAATAAATATATCGGAGCGCATGTGAGCGCAGCTGGTGGCGTGGAGGAGGCTCCTCTGCGTGCTGGCGAACTGGGCGCGCGTGCCTTCGCATTCTTTCTCAAGAACCAGCGGCAGTGGAATGCTAAGCCCTACACCAAGGAGCAGATCGATGCTTTTATCGCCAACTGTGACCAGGTGGGCATACAGCGCGAGCATATCCTACCTCATGCGAGCTACCTATATAATATAGGTAATGCGGATGCTGCCAAGCGTCAGCGCAGTCGCCATGCGATGATCGATGAGATGCATCGCTGCGAGCAGTTGGGGCTGAGCTTGCTCAACTTCCACCCAGGGAGTCACCTCAAGGAGATCTCTGAGGAGCAGTGTATGGAGTACATAGCCGCTGAGATGAATGCTGTGCTGGCCGAGTCGGAGGGAGTTAAGCTGGTCTTGGAGAATGTGGCAGGTCAAGGGACCAACGTGGGCTACACCTTCGAGCAGCTCGCCTACATCATCTCGCTCGTTGAGGATACTAGCCGTGTGGGTGTCTGCATCGACACAGCGCACACGCTGGCGGCAGGCTATGAGATACGCACGGCCGATGGCTACACGGCTATGTGGCAAGCCTTCGACGATATCATCGGCTACGACAAGCTCTGCTCCATTCATCTGAATGATAGCAAGAAGGATTTGGGCACTCGTGTGGATCGTCATGAGTCTATTGGCAAGGGCTTTATGGGTACAGAGCTTTTCAAAATGCTGATGGACGACCCACATCTAGACAACATCCCGATCGTCCTAGAGACGCCCGTGCCTGAGCTCTGGGCGGAGGAGATCGCTTACCTCTATGCGCTCTAA
- a CDS encoding L-threonylcarbamoyladenylate synthase translates to MLTKIYADTPDYAVVREVVQCLESGGVIIYPTGVGYALGCSALKKRAVEQVCQIKGVDSKRHTLAIMCQDLGEVAQYAKLGDDTFALMKSGEYEPATYILPPTTTLPTPFRQRKEVGVQLCKHPVTRIILEELEEPLLTGSLPDLPEGYDTNYLTDPELIEEYYGHLVDLIIDGGVAPGGHGAIIDCTGDTPQLLREGTI, encoded by the coding sequence ATGCTAACGAAGATCTATGCGGACACCCCCGACTACGCTGTGGTGCGTGAGGTGGTCCAATGCCTGGAGAGTGGCGGAGTGATTATCTACCCTACAGGTGTAGGCTATGCGCTTGGTTGCTCGGCGCTGAAGAAGCGTGCCGTGGAGCAGGTGTGCCAGATCAAAGGGGTAGACAGCAAGCGTCACACCTTGGCGATCATGTGCCAAGACCTAGGCGAGGTGGCTCAGTATGCTAAGCTGGGAGACGATACTTTTGCTCTGATGAAGTCGGGCGAGTACGAGCCTGCTACCTATATACTGCCTCCGACGACGACGCTCCCGACGCCTTTTCGCCAACGCAAGGAGGTGGGCGTGCAGCTCTGCAAGCATCCCGTGACACGCATCATACTGGAGGAGCTGGAGGAGCCGCTCCTGACGGGCTCGCTGCCAGACCTGCCAGAGGGATACGACACGAACTACCTGACCGACCCTGAGCTCATCGAGGAGTACTATGGGCATTTGGTGGACCTGATCATCGATGGAGGTGTGGCTCCTGGTGGTCATGGGGCGATCATCGACTGCACGGGCGATACACCACAACTGCTCCGAGAGGGAACTATCTAA
- a CDS encoding Ig-like domain-containing protein: MSHPHQQLSTLLVTFLLLILGAVGCAKQSSPEGGPYDMTPPRVVRCTPEEGSTHVTSHRVRITFDEYIQLERGEDKVIYSPPQRIPPKALVNQKQLVITYQDSLIANTTYTINFNRAIKDYNEGNYIEQYVYAFSTGDYLDTMQVAGQVLDAYTLQPVPRILAGVYATPLPVDTLDRPMTRMTYTDDQGRFTLENVRDGAYYAIALIDMDRSYSYNAPNESFAITPDSFRTEVVHRSALMPAKETKETKVDSLRNTADSLQSVADSLGASADSLLSKGNEPTASADSTAAATDSVSPYVYLPNDLVLLLTRPKTNLIRLERLTRRDSMSLMATFTEPIDTLPQLTILSPDYLTTATSYYPDLSTDRKSLVYWLSPHDSLARDSVVVAFAYPTTDSIGSPINKLDTMTLQAPRVQVAKAKAKPKKQPKIATPQTASDSLTQASDSTALADPKNDPRAVTLLSLDDINKETSRDSLWISYDVPILGIDTTLVQLAKLVDSVPQPISCQLRPDSIRRCRWLVDFAKEPGTTYRLTVDTAAITGLYGGVSAPAQKDLKIASAAEVGSLAVTLTGYPTESPLYVYLLSSKEEVLATAQPDSAGLVTFTELAPGAYFLKLYVDLNGNGAWDGGVYPVTPPEPVRYLPQTVNVQARFATEQKWAYDGTPLAEQRPKELEGDKQAEGEGSRANTGTEKRDLNVEYAQRMRERYGKRWNPTDRERKIMGLPSRAEEREARARGENVEIGAPPKEQEKGQDNKQGKTQTQPFGTGSGSPLRNNPTTTRQSAGNLQGRSQTITR; the protein is encoded by the coding sequence ATGTCTCATCCGCACCAGCAGCTCTCCACGCTTTTAGTTACCTTCCTGCTCCTTATCCTAGGAGCTGTGGGATGTGCCAAGCAATCTTCGCCAGAGGGAGGACCCTACGATATGACCCCGCCTCGTGTAGTGCGTTGCACGCCTGAGGAGGGTAGTACGCATGTTACGTCGCATCGTGTGCGCATCACTTTCGATGAGTACATACAACTTGAGCGAGGCGAGGATAAGGTGATCTATTCACCACCACAGCGCATTCCGCCGAAGGCTTTGGTCAATCAGAAGCAGCTGGTCATCACGTACCAAGATAGCCTCATCGCGAACACGACCTACACGATCAACTTCAATCGTGCTATCAAGGACTACAACGAGGGTAACTACATCGAGCAGTATGTCTACGCCTTTAGTACTGGCGATTATCTAGATACGATGCAGGTGGCGGGTCAAGTACTCGATGCCTACACGCTACAGCCGGTGCCGCGTATCCTAGCGGGTGTCTACGCGACGCCACTCCCTGTGGATACGCTAGACCGTCCGATGACCCGCATGACTTATACGGACGATCAGGGGCGCTTTACCCTAGAGAACGTACGAGACGGAGCTTACTACGCCATCGCGCTCATCGATATGGATCGTAGCTATAGCTACAACGCTCCGAACGAGAGCTTTGCGATCACGCCCGACAGCTTCCGCACCGAGGTGGTACACCGCTCGGCTCTCATGCCCGCCAAGGAAACAAAGGAGACAAAGGTGGACTCGCTTCGAAATACGGCCGACTCGTTGCAAAGTGTAGCCGACTCGCTGGGAGCGTCTGCAGATAGTTTGCTCTCTAAGGGGAACGAGCCTACAGCATCGGCAGACAGTACTGCGGCGGCGACAGACAGCGTCTCGCCTTACGTCTACCTGCCTAACGATCTGGTGCTCCTCTTGACACGTCCGAAGACGAATCTTATCCGTCTCGAGCGACTTACGAGACGTGACTCGATGTCGCTCATGGCGACTTTTACAGAGCCTATTGATACGCTGCCACAGCTTACGATCCTCTCGCCAGACTACCTGACGACCGCCACGAGCTACTATCCTGACCTCTCGACAGATCGTAAGAGTCTCGTCTACTGGCTCTCGCCTCACGACTCACTGGCAAGAGACTCCGTGGTGGTGGCATTTGCCTATCCTACGACTGACTCGATAGGTAGTCCGATCAATAAGCTCGACACGATGACGCTACAAGCACCTAGAGTGCAGGTTGCTAAGGCTAAAGCTAAGCCAAAGAAACAACCGAAGATAGCCACACCTCAGACGGCTAGCGACAGCCTCACTCAGGCGAGTGACTCCACCGCTCTAGCGGATCCAAAGAATGATCCGAGAGCTGTCACGCTCCTTTCGCTCGATGATATCAACAAAGAGACGTCCCGTGACTCCCTCTGGATTAGCTACGATGTGCCGATCCTGGGCATTGACACGACCTTGGTACAGCTCGCTAAGTTGGTCGATTCGGTACCACAGCCTATCTCCTGTCAGTTAAGACCTGACAGCATACGACGCTGTCGATGGCTGGTAGACTTTGCCAAAGAGCCTGGGACTACTTACCGACTCACCGTAGATACCGCTGCCATAACGGGACTCTATGGTGGTGTCAGTGCTCCGGCACAGAAGGATCTCAAGATCGCCTCTGCGGCCGAAGTGGGTTCTCTCGCAGTCACGCTCACAGGCTACCCCACGGAGAGTCCGCTCTACGTCTACCTACTCAGTAGTAAAGAGGAGGTGCTGGCGACTGCTCAGCCCGATAGTGCGGGCTTAGTCACCTTTACGGAGCTAGCTCCTGGAGCTTACTTCCTCAAGCTCTATGTGGACCTTAATGGCAATGGCGCTTGGGATGGTGGCGTCTACCCAGTGACTCCTCCTGAGCCTGTGCGCTATCTGCCTCAGACGGTGAATGTACAGGCGCGCTTTGCCACGGAGCAGAAGTGGGCATACGATGGTACGCCCCTAGCAGAGCAGCGCCCGAAAGAGCTGGAGGGAGATAAGCAAGCTGAGGGAGAAGGCAGTCGTGCTAACACAGGCACAGAAAAGCGCGATCTCAACGTCGAGTATGCGCAGCGTATGCGAGAGCGCTACGGCAAGCGCTGGAATCCGACAGATCGTGAGCGTAAGATCATGGGACTCCCCTCACGTGCCGAGGAGCGAGAGGCGCGAGCGCGTGGCGAAAATGTAGAGATAGGCGCTCCTCCTAAGGAACAGGAGAAGGGGCAAGACAACAAGCAGGGCAAGACTCAGACGCAGCCCTTCGGCACTGGAAGTGGCTCGCCTCTTCGTAACAATCCGACCACAACACGGCAGTCTGCCGGCAACCTACAAGGTCGCTCCCAGACGATCACTCGCTAA
- a CDS encoding GNAT family N-acetyltransferase, which produces MRLKAETQRLYEEIWRTTFGDSEDFIALYSRTTFDPRRTHLLTALDQSQALSHVQYLPYLMRYRDQCWRAGYISGAATASDQRGKGLVQHLMQASHQQMWREGCLCAFLIPAEEWLYQFYRKMGYATLYGKRCTPTPEAKPSDLPSIEAWQHYRSWQAALAEQHPTVTHSYLQWRTLRESLALEDGSIGTIGERTYYYYRDAEGETQSVLAIPPAEEPADGAFDLSAPFGMLRPLRIAELLTWAIELGVLEEDPLLPAALYHDEQRIVFDLLDEQIPTNSGRYCVLRQRRQLLFAPRPNDRLINPLTPDQLLAALPTLQHTLVYAMME; this is translated from the coding sequence ATGAGACTAAAGGCAGAGACGCAACGACTCTACGAGGAGATCTGGCGCACCACCTTTGGGGATAGCGAGGACTTTATCGCGCTCTATAGTCGTACTACCTTTGACCCACGTCGCACCCATCTGCTCACCGCTCTAGACCAGAGCCAAGCACTCAGTCATGTGCAGTACCTCCCCTACCTGATGCGCTACCGTGACCAGTGCTGGCGCGCTGGTTACATCTCAGGCGCAGCCACCGCGAGTGACCAGCGGGGCAAAGGACTCGTACAGCACCTCATGCAAGCAAGTCACCAGCAGATGTGGCGAGAGGGTTGTCTCTGCGCCTTCCTCATACCGGCCGAGGAGTGGCTCTACCAGTTTTACCGCAAGATGGGCTACGCCACGCTCTATGGCAAGCGATGCACCCCCACGCCAGAGGCGAAACCCTCAGACCTCCCATCTATTGAAGCTTGGCAGCACTACCGAAGTTGGCAGGCAGCACTCGCCGAGCAACACCCTACCGTCACGCATAGTTACCTTCAGTGGCGCACGCTCCGAGAGAGCTTAGCACTTGAGGACGGAAGCATAGGCACGATTGGAGAAAGAACCTACTATTATTATAGAGATGCCGAGGGAGAGACGCAAAGCGTCCTAGCCATCCCTCCAGCAGAGGAGCCAGCCGACGGAGCCTTTGACCTGTCCGCGCCCTTTGGTATGTTGCGTCCACTGCGCATCGCTGAGCTGCTAACGTGGGCTATTGAGCTGGGCGTGCTAGAAGAGGATCCGCTCCTCCCCGCTGCGCTTTATCACGATGAGCAACGCATCGTCTTCGACCTGCTCGATGAGCAAATCCCGACGAATAGCGGTCGCTACTGCGTCTTGCGCCAGCGTCGCCAGCTACTCTTCGCACCGCGTCCTAACGATCGTCTCATCAACCCGCTCACACCCGATCAGCTGCTCGCAGCACTGCCCACCCTCCAGCATACGTTGGTCTACGCGATGATGGAGTGA
- a CDS encoding DUF2156 domain-containing protein — protein sequence MTPFRQIDVADRSTVFPYIYYAAEPICDISFANLYGWAVQYETSWAIGGTQTLVIRFRSPRRDHPVYLCPFCRDDNSWTMTIKELMEISEREAYPLVFMGVTSSCKERLEKLFPDEFVHIQDDDYIDYVYLRDKLARLNGKKLQSKRNHINRFEATYPDYRYLPITTDDLERVAHFADEWLAHAEATGEPDPSLHVERKVIQRFLDNYEALEMRGGMIEIGGEIVAFTLGSPITEDTFDVHIEKARTDIDGAYTIINREFARSIPEQYTYVNREEDLGLPGLRKAKESYRPEVRLVKHTCVWRRPEWAGELES from the coding sequence ATGACCCCTTTTAGACAGATTGATGTAGCCGACCGCTCCACAGTCTTTCCTTATATATATTATGCTGCAGAGCCTATCTGCGATATCTCCTTTGCCAACCTTTATGGCTGGGCGGTGCAGTACGAGACTTCGTGGGCTATCGGTGGCACACAGACGCTGGTGATCCGCTTTCGCTCCCCACGCCGAGACCACCCCGTATACCTCTGCCCCTTCTGTCGTGACGACAACTCGTGGACGATGACCATCAAGGAGCTCATGGAGATCTCCGAGCGGGAAGCTTATCCACTCGTCTTCATGGGCGTGACTTCGAGTTGCAAGGAGCGACTGGAGAAGCTCTTTCCCGATGAATTTGTCCATATCCAAGACGATGACTACATCGACTACGTCTATCTCAGAGACAAGCTCGCACGGCTCAATGGCAAGAAGCTTCAGTCGAAGCGCAATCACATCAACCGCTTCGAAGCTACCTACCCCGACTACCGCTACCTGCCCATCACCACAGACGATCTGGAGCGTGTCGCACACTTTGCCGATGAGTGGCTGGCGCATGCCGAAGCGACGGGCGAGCCTGACCCTAGTCTGCATGTGGAGCGAAAGGTCATACAGCGATTCCTCGACAACTACGAGGCGCTGGAGATGCGTGGCGGTATGATCGAGATCGGCGGCGAGATCGTTGCCTTTACACTGGGATCGCCCATCACGGAGGACACCTTTGACGTGCATATCGAGAAGGCGCGCACCGACATCGACGGCGCCTATACGATCATCAATCGTGAGTTCGCTCGCAGCATCCCTGAGCAGTACACTTATGTCAATCGGGAGGAAGACCTCGGGCTGCCCGGCTTGCGTAAGGCAAAAGAGTCTTATCGTCCTGAAGTACGCCTCGTGAAGCACACCTGCGTGTGGCGTCGCCCAGAGTGGGCTGGTGAGCTGGAGTCCTAA
- a CDS encoding SufE family protein gives MTIDERQEELISQFELVDDWMDRYQMIIDLGDQLEPVDDAEHTSENLIDGCQSRVWIIIAPQEDGTLHLKADSDALITKGIAAMLLYCYNDQPAQAIVETPLYFIDRLGLQSHLSPTRSNGLQSMYETIRRRAQEFLSL, from the coding sequence ATGACTATAGACGAACGACAAGAGGAGCTCATCTCACAGTTTGAACTGGTAGACGACTGGATGGATCGCTACCAAATGATCATCGATCTGGGCGACCAGTTGGAGCCTGTCGATGATGCGGAGCATACGAGCGAAAATCTCATCGACGGCTGTCAGAGCCGGGTGTGGATCATCATTGCTCCACAGGAAGACGGCACGCTACACCTCAAGGCAGATAGCGATGCGCTCATCACCAAGGGCATTGCCGCTATGCTCCTCTACTGCTACAATGATCAGCCTGCGCAGGCTATCGTAGAGACACCTCTCTACTTCATTGACCGACTGGGACTCCAGTCACACCTCTCACCGACACGGAGCAACGGGCTTCAGTCGATGTATGAGACGATCAGACGACGTGCTCAGGAGTTTCTGAGCCTCTAA
- a CDS encoding M28 family peptidase: MIRITQYILPLLFGLLLLSCNKDQQSQQTNQEEQETPRVATPFEADSAYNFVAKQVAFGTRVPGSPGHTACLAWMKEQLTQYGATVVEQSFEATAHDGTKLPLTNLIASYNPSASQRILLMAHWDTRPWADKDPNAANHTQPILGADDGASGVGVLLEVARLLGSVAPPQTIGVDIVLFDGEDYGAYSDEESWCLGSTYWSKNPHVADYQAMGGILLDMVGGRDATFYWEYFSKSYAPQLLTKVWSKAVELGYGSYFYQADGGGLTDDHVPVIRNLGIPCIDIVNYDPRSDEGFAPYWHTLQDNMSNISAETLGAVGHTVMAVLKDLDAH; encoded by the coding sequence ATGATACGTATCACACAATATATCTTACCGCTACTTTTCGGCCTATTGCTGCTTTCTTGCAATAAGGACCAGCAGAGCCAGCAAACGAATCAGGAGGAGCAGGAGACGCCCCGCGTGGCTACGCCATTTGAGGCGGATAGTGCGTACAACTTTGTGGCCAAGCAGGTCGCCTTCGGGACTCGAGTCCCAGGATCTCCGGGACATACCGCTTGTCTTGCGTGGATGAAAGAGCAGCTGACACAGTACGGTGCCACGGTTGTGGAGCAAAGCTTTGAGGCGACAGCACATGATGGGACGAAGCTTCCGCTGACCAATCTGATCGCTTCGTACAACCCCTCTGCCTCGCAACGCATCCTCCTCATGGCGCACTGGGATACACGTCCCTGGGCCGACAAAGATCCTAATGCTGCCAACCATACGCAGCCAATCCTTGGCGCAGACGATGGAGCTAGTGGCGTAGGCGTCCTACTTGAGGTGGCTCGGCTACTAGGCAGTGTCGCGCCGCCTCAGACGATCGGCGTGGACATCGTGCTCTTCGATGGAGAGGACTACGGTGCTTACTCAGACGAGGAGAGCTGGTGTCTAGGCTCTACCTACTGGAGCAAGAATCCGCACGTGGCTGACTACCAAGCGATGGGCGGCATCCTGCTAGATATGGTAGGCGGACGTGATGCGACCTTCTACTGGGAGTACTTCTCCAAGAGCTACGCACCGCAGCTACTTACGAAAGTGTGGAGCAAAGCGGTCGAACTAGGCTACGGATCCTACTTTTACCAAGCTGACGGTGGGGGCTTGACCGACGACCATGTGCCCGTGATTCGCAATCTCGGCATCCCCTGCATTGATATTGTCAATTACGATCCACGGAGCGACGAGGGCTTTGCCCCCTATTGGCACACACTACAAGATAACATGAGCAACATCTCGGCAGAGACGCTGGGAGCTGTCGGGCATACCGTCATGGCGGTGCTCAAAGATCTAGATGCTCACTGA
- a CDS encoding cob(I)yrinic acid a,c-diamide adenosyltransferase, translating to MSMWERGFVHYYYGTGKGKSTAAMGLTMRTLGHGGRVYIGQFIKTMRYGDVLFLEQHTKREECTIELYGSMYGGTGCLIDHAASPQDVQAAEQGLARAVEQMCSGLYDLVIWDEVSMAVGLGLLKVEDLIDAIKQRPEVCELVLTGRQYCEELLPHCQLVTNFAEVKHYYQDGVLSRTGIEH from the coding sequence ATGAGCATGTGGGAGCGAGGCTTCGTCCACTACTATTACGGTACGGGCAAAGGTAAGAGTACCGCAGCCATGGGACTGACCATGCGCACGCTCGGTCATGGTGGGCGGGTCTACATTGGGCAGTTCATCAAGACGATGCGCTACGGTGATGTGCTCTTTCTGGAGCAGCATACGAAGCGTGAGGAGTGCACCATCGAGCTGTATGGATCGATGTATGGCGGCACGGGCTGCCTGATAGATCACGCGGCTAGTCCTCAGGACGTGCAGGCTGCCGAGCAAGGGCTGGCACGAGCTGTCGAGCAGATGTGCTCGGGACTGTACGATCTAGTCATTTGGGACGAGGTCTCTATGGCTGTCGGCTTGGGGTTACTCAAAGTAGAAGATCTCATCGATGCCATCAAGCAGCGCCCCGAAGTGTGCGAACTGGTCCTCACGGGACGACAATACTGCGAGGAGTTGCTCCCACATTGTCAGCTTGTCACTAACTTTGCAGAGGTCAAGCACTATTACCAGGACGGAGTCTTATCTCGCACTGGGATCGAGCATTGA
- a CDS encoding M48 family metalloprotease, with protein MTTTNEPHPSAPEEDSPDAPRDEQRIIIYNSEDGRAKVTLYARDGSVWMNQSQLAELFDTSIPNISMHISNILKDRELVRDSVIKEYLTTATDDKQYSVTFYSLEMILDSLGLWHSYREKSIFAVVETTSHRLNQHITKMTQIARWFTALTLTLLLAGCGVVPITGRQQLNLVSDAEISAASAQQYNQFIRKANVDNNSPQGQQTLRVAKRIAQATDNYLRNNGYDQIAQATQWEFNFVRDRQVNAFCMPGGKIVVYSGLLQATRPTDDELAAVIAHEVSHAVAKHANERISREMLTQLGGQVLTGMVGSKSAALGGILQQVYPIGSQLLVSLPYGRKQEYEADKIGMVFMAMAGYDPAAAVTLWQKMAQQGQKTPEFLSTHPSDQNRIRAIQEFLPEARQYYSGPGVMSQGPKVQLKSLHKKSSSQAASQLRDSGSSSSAKQQDGGGFHYEPVNR; from the coding sequence ATGACTACGACTAACGAACCTCACCCCTCAGCTCCCGAGGAAGACTCTCCAGATGCTCCTCGAGATGAGCAACGCATCATCATATACAACAGCGAGGACGGGCGAGCTAAGGTCACGCTCTATGCCCGAGATGGTAGCGTCTGGATGAATCAAAGCCAGCTCGCAGAGCTTTTTGACACCTCTATCCCTAACATCAGTATGCATATATCAAACATACTGAAAGATAGAGAGTTGGTGCGCGATTCAGTTATTAAGGAGTACTTAACAACTGCCACAGACGACAAGCAATACAGCGTCACCTTTTACTCCTTAGAGATGATTCTTGATTCCCTGGGTCTATGGCACAGCTACCGCGAAAAGAGTATCTTTGCAGTAGTAGAGACTACGTCTCATAGACTCAATCAACATATTACGAAGATGACACAGATAGCAAGATGGTTTACAGCACTCACCCTGACGCTCTTACTAGCCGGGTGTGGCGTCGTGCCGATCACCGGACGACAGCAGCTCAATCTTGTGTCGGACGCTGAGATATCGGCGGCCAGCGCACAACAATATAATCAGTTTATTCGCAAGGCGAACGTGGACAACAACTCGCCCCAAGGACAGCAGACGCTCCGTGTGGCGAAGCGCATAGCACAGGCTACCGACAACTATCTACGCAACAACGGATACGACCAGATAGCGCAAGCGACACAGTGGGAGTTTAACTTCGTCCGTGATCGTCAGGTCAATGCCTTCTGTATGCCTGGTGGTAAGATCGTCGTCTACAGTGGATTGCTTCAAGCGACGCGTCCTACCGATGACGAGCTAGCAGCAGTCATAGCGCACGAGGTCTCTCACGCTGTGGCTAAGCATGCCAATGAGCGCATTAGCCGTGAGATGCTTACGCAGCTAGGCGGACAGGTCTTGACAGGGATGGTCGGCTCGAAGAGTGCAGCGCTCGGGGGCATCCTGCAGCAGGTTTATCCGATCGGTTCGCAGCTCTTGGTCTCGCTTCCTTATGGTCGCAAGCAGGAGTATGAGGCGGACAAGATCGGCATGGTCTTCATGGCTATGGCGGGCTACGATCCTGCAGCAGCCGTGACGCTCTGGCAGAAGATGGCACAGCAGGGACAGAAGACACCTGAGTTCCTCAGCACTCACCCGAGTGATCAGAACCGCATACGAGCCATCCAGGAGTTCCTCCCCGAGGCACGTCAATACTATAGCGGTCCTGGTGTTATGTCGCAAGGACCTAAGGTACAGCTCAAGTCGCTCCACAAAAAGAGTAGCAGTCAAGCGGCTAGCCAGCTGAGAGACAGTGGAAGCTCTTCGTCTGCTAAGCAGCAGGACGGAGGAGGCTTTCACTATGAGCCTGTCAATCGCTAA
- a CDS encoding zinc ribbon domain-containing protein: MTRLNLVNVRRCPTCGHLVPNSYKTCPYCSNAEVKLPTASSSQPQPTPSEAPRQKKPMSPQAKKRLRNGLIIGGSVVAALVIGLFVWNTVSEARILKKSILEPLTQQQLEAKRESCPQLLQYRSLFNEIRDKVVGTPEEDTYRSITYEQMIDYLDYINSQEEKQKLQGEARTEYVDYSKEYETKFGTLSQEWTEFYKKHDPSAYIQLTFHTTYQRDDDSYYTMYHPAFWVDIAYPNGAIEDCEVYFGLWSEENEQWNYGSTGTWQLERLKNCTRSNSTYWTYVSSDEPDIYDRYTIKYEVKNVTLRDGSFISSTDVQNIPSEMLRYLEDSTQENKDAAIKALVDSEYETEEEYVASYLDKSYEKKDELCYKLLAIVNEDDQ, encoded by the coding sequence ATGACTAGGCTAAACTTAGTAAATGTGAGGAGGTGTCCTACTTGTGGACACCTCGTCCCTAATAGCTATAAGACCTGCCCTTACTGTAGCAATGCTGAGGTCAAGCTACCGACGGCTTCCAGCTCACAGCCTCAGCCCACTCCTTCCGAGGCTCCTCGTCAGAAGAAGCCTATGTCTCCACAGGCTAAGAAGAGACTACGGAATGGTCTTATCATCGGGGGCTCAGTCGTTGCAGCTCTAGTTATAGGTCTTTTCGTGTGGAACACTGTGTCTGAGGCGAGAATCCTCAAGAAGAGTATCTTGGAGCCACTGACACAGCAGCAACTAGAGGCAAAGCGGGAGAGCTGCCCACAGCTCCTTCAGTACAGGAGCCTCTTCAATGAGATACGCGATAAGGTCGTCGGCACGCCAGAGGAGGATACCTATCGCTCCATCACCTACGAGCAGATGATCGACTACCTAGACTACATCAATAGCCAAGAGGAGAAGCAAAAGCTCCAAGGTGAAGCCCGAACTGAATACGTGGACTATAGTAAGGAGTACGAGACAAAGTTTGGGACACTCTCGCAGGAGTGGACTGAGTTTTACAAAAAGCATGACCCGAGTGCTTACATCCAGCTCACCTTCCATACGACGTATCAAAGAGATGACGACTCTTACTATACCATGTATCATCCAGCTTTTTGGGTGGATATAGCCTATCCCAATGGTGCGATAGAGGATTGTGAGGTCTACTTCGGACTATGGAGTGAGGAGAATGAACAGTGGAACTATGGATCCACAGGCACTTGGCAGCTAGAGAGACTGAAGAATTGCACACGGTCTAATTCTACTTATTGGACTTACGTCTCTAGTGATGAGCCTGACATCTATGATCGATACACGATCAAGTATGAGGTGAAAAACGTGACGCTACGAGACGGTTCGTTCATATCATCGACCGATGTACAGAACATCCCCTCCGAGATGTTGCGATACTTAGAGGATTCTACACAGGAGAATAAGGATGCGGCCATCAAAGCTCTTGTTGACTCCGAGTACGAGACTGAAGAGGAGTATGTCGCCTCATACCTCGACAAGTCCTATGAGAAGAAAGACGAGCTGTGCTACAAGCTCCTAGCAATCGTCAATGAGGATGACCAGTAA